The Xanthobacter flavus genome includes a window with the following:
- a CDS encoding outer membrane protein — translation MRIRLLASAAAVAGLALASPAGAADLGYPAPYAQPVAAFTWTGFYLGANAGYGWGSSSFSSPGGFLGGFQAGYNFQFGSPFVLGVETDFDFAGMSAGAYSLNNLGTVRARLGYSFDRVLVYGTGGFAYGQGSADFFSLTSSSTQTGWTLGLGAEVGFDRNWSAKLEYLYVDLGSATFPTAVGPVTTGFDANILRAGVNYRF, via the coding sequence ATGCGTATCCGTCTGCTTGCTTCCGCCGCTGCAGTGGCGGGCCTCGCTCTCGCCTCACCAGCCGGGGCGGCCGACCTCGGCTATCCGGCGCCCTATGCGCAGCCCGTCGCCGCCTTCACGTGGACCGGCTTCTATCTTGGCGCCAATGCCGGCTACGGCTGGGGCTCTTCCTCCTTCAGCAGCCCCGGCGGCTTCCTGGGCGGCTTTCAGGCCGGCTACAATTTCCAGTTCGGCAGCCCCTTCGTGCTGGGCGTCGAGACCGATTTCGACTTCGCCGGCATGTCGGCCGGCGCCTACAGCCTGAACAATCTCGGCACTGTCCGGGCCCGCCTCGGCTATTCGTTCGACCGCGTGCTGGTCTACGGCACCGGTGGCTTCGCCTATGGCCAGGGCAGCGCGGATTTCTTCAGCCTGACCTCCTCCTCCACCCAGACCGGATGGACTTTAGGCCTCGGAGCGGAGGTAGGATTTGACCGGAATTGGTCCGCGAAGCTCGAATATCTTTATGTAGACTTGGGCAGCGCTACGTTTCCCACTGCAGTCGGTCCCGTTACTACTGGCTTTGACGCCAATATTCTTCGGGCTGGTGTGAATTATCGTTTCTAG
- a CDS encoding polyamine ABC transporter substrate-binding protein — protein sequence MLRQTLAAVVVATLGLTGVATAQDKVLNVFNWSDYIDPTVLEDFTKETGIKVRYDVFDSNEVLETKLLAGKTGYDVVVPSGSFLQRQIKAGVFIPLDKAKLPNLQYAWPEVSQRLAVYDPGNAHAVNYMWGTTGIGYNVDKVKERLGDIPLNTWDIIFKPEILSKLKDCGVYVLDGPEEVIPTAMKYLGLDPNSKNPDDIAKAGELLMTIRPFIKKFDSSGYINALARGDICIALGWSGDVYQAKARAQEAAKKTKKKPVNVDYVLPKEGALMWFDNFAIPKDAKNIDNALAFINYMMKPEVAAKNTNFISYANGNLASQKFIDKEIMDNPSIYPTKEVFDRLFIVTTNEPPVQRVITKTWNTFKRGK from the coding sequence ATGCTTCGCCAAACGCTAGCTGCAGTCGTCGTGGCCACGCTCGGCCTTACCGGCGTGGCGACGGCTCAGGACAAGGTCCTGAACGTCTTCAACTGGTCGGACTATATCGATCCGACCGTGCTGGAAGATTTCACCAAGGAAACCGGCATCAAGGTCCGCTACGACGTCTTCGACAGCAACGAGGTGCTGGAGACGAAGCTGCTCGCGGGCAAGACCGGCTACGACGTGGTGGTGCCGTCGGGCTCCTTCCTGCAGCGGCAGATCAAGGCGGGCGTGTTCATCCCCCTCGACAAGGCCAAGCTCCCCAACCTGCAATATGCCTGGCCCGAGGTGTCGCAGCGCCTCGCCGTGTACGACCCCGGCAACGCCCATGCGGTCAACTACATGTGGGGCACCACCGGCATCGGCTACAACGTGGACAAGGTGAAGGAGCGCCTTGGCGACATCCCGCTCAACACCTGGGACATCATTTTCAAGCCGGAAATCCTCTCCAAGCTGAAGGATTGCGGCGTCTACGTGCTGGACGGTCCGGAAGAGGTCATCCCCACCGCGATGAAGTATCTGGGGCTTGATCCCAATTCCAAGAATCCGGACGACATCGCCAAGGCCGGCGAGCTGCTGATGACCATCCGGCCCTTCATCAAGAAGTTCGACAGCTCGGGCTACATCAACGCCCTCGCCCGTGGCGACATCTGTATCGCCCTCGGCTGGTCGGGCGACGTCTACCAGGCCAAGGCGCGCGCCCAGGAAGCGGCCAAGAAGACGAAGAAGAAGCCGGTGAACGTGGACTACGTGCTGCCCAAGGAAGGCGCGCTCATGTGGTTCGACAATTTCGCCATCCCGAAGGATGCCAAGAACATCGATAACGCCCTCGCTTTCATCAATTACATGATGAAGCCCGAAGTGGCGGCCAAGAACACCAACTTCATCTCCTACGCGAACGGCAACCTCGCCTCGCAGAAGTTCATCGACAAGGAGATCATGGACAACCCGTCCATCTATCCGACGAAGGAGGTCTTCGACCGCCTCTTCATCGTCACCACCAACGAGCCGCCGGTGCAGCGGGTCATCACCAAGACCTGGAACACCTTCAAGCGCGGGAAGTAG
- a CDS encoding response regulator, translated as MVEHVTIIMIEDDEGHARLIEKNIRRAGVSNEIMAFRDGTSAVNFLFGADGSGRESSGRALLVLLDLNLPDMTGVDILARIKQNEHLKRSPVVVLTTTDDKVEIQRCYDLGANVYVTKPVNYENFANAIRQLGLFFSVIQVPETD; from the coding sequence ATGGTTGAACACGTCACCATCATCATGATCGAGGACGACGAGGGTCACGCCCGACTCATCGAGAAGAACATCCGGCGCGCGGGCGTGAGCAACGAGATCATGGCCTTCAGGGACGGCACCAGCGCCGTCAATTTCCTGTTCGGCGCCGACGGCAGCGGCCGGGAAAGCAGCGGGCGCGCGCTTCTCGTGCTGCTCGATCTCAACCTGCCCGACATGACCGGCGTCGATATCCTCGCCCGTATCAAGCAGAACGAGCATCTCAAGCGCTCGCCCGTGGTGGTGCTCACCACCACCGACGACAAAGTGGAGATCCAGCGCTGCTATGATCTCGGCGCCAACGTGTATGTGACCAAGCCGGTCAATTACGAGAATTTCGCCAACGCGATCCGGCAGCTGGGCCTGTTCTTTTCCGTCATCCAGGTGCCGGAGACCGACTGA
- a CDS encoding glutamine synthetase family protein gives MPVTIPGRRPEEASAAAESADEVAAYLSTYGEPEVVEVLLPDTSAVLRGKWIPGRSITKIWKDGVAIPLSIFGLDIWGCEVEATEIHLETGDKDGLCWPVAGTLKPVPWAPRPTAQVLITMHEPDGSAKGAPWKLDPRQQLAGIVDRFTARGLAPCVAFELEFYLLKPSDVPGAPPEPVFPVTGQARQNMYSMSDLDAFAPVLHDMRAACEQQGLPADTVISEAAPGQFEVNLYHRVDALAAADDAILLRRLIDGVARRHGLRASFMAKPLVDFAGNGMHVHVSLMETGGGNLFARPDGVGDRALRHAAGGLLATMADSTLLFVPSYNGYRRLVPGSYAPVSISWGYDNRSVAVRVPNGPPAARRLEHRIAGAEAHPHLVLAGILAGMLEGLEREIEPPAPLSGNAYEHEAERLSPSMEEAVRRFFASDFIARAFGEDYRRIYGVMKREELAAFTRQILPLEYDTYL, from the coding sequence ATGCCGGTCACAATCCCCGGCCGTCGACCCGAGGAGGCCTCTGCCGCAGCAGAGTCTGCCGACGAGGTTGCGGCCTATCTGTCCACCTACGGCGAGCCGGAGGTGGTGGAAGTTCTTTTGCCCGATACATCAGCGGTGCTGCGCGGCAAATGGATCCCCGGGCGGTCCATCACCAAGATCTGGAAGGACGGGGTCGCCATTCCCCTCTCCATCTTCGGCCTCGATATCTGGGGCTGCGAGGTGGAGGCGACCGAGATCCACCTGGAGACCGGCGACAAGGACGGCCTGTGCTGGCCGGTGGCGGGCACGCTCAAGCCGGTGCCCTGGGCGCCGCGGCCCACCGCGCAGGTGCTCATCACCATGCACGAGCCGGACGGCTCGGCCAAAGGCGCGCCGTGGAAGCTCGATCCGCGCCAGCAGCTTGCCGGCATCGTGGACCGTTTTACCGCCCGTGGCCTCGCCCCCTGCGTCGCCTTCGAGCTGGAATTCTACCTGCTGAAGCCGTCCGACGTGCCGGGCGCGCCGCCGGAGCCGGTGTTTCCCGTCACCGGGCAGGCGCGGCAGAACATGTATTCCATGTCCGACCTCGACGCCTTCGCCCCGGTGCTGCACGACATGCGGGCCGCCTGCGAGCAGCAGGGGCTGCCGGCGGACACGGTGATTTCCGAGGCCGCGCCCGGCCAGTTCGAGGTCAATCTCTACCACCGCGTGGATGCCCTTGCGGCAGCGGACGACGCCATATTGCTGCGCCGGCTCATCGACGGCGTGGCCCGCCGCCACGGCCTGCGCGCCAGCTTCATGGCCAAGCCCCTCGTGGATTTCGCCGGCAACGGCATGCATGTCCACGTCAGCCTGATGGAAACGGGCGGCGGCAACCTCTTCGCGCGGCCGGACGGGGTGGGCGACCGGGCGCTGCGGCACGCCGCCGGCGGGCTTCTTGCGACCATGGCGGACTCCACCCTTCTGTTCGTGCCGAGCTACAACGGCTACCGCCGCCTCGTGCCGGGCTCCTACGCGCCGGTGTCCATCAGCTGGGGCTATGACAACCGCTCCGTGGCCGTGCGCGTGCCCAACGGGCCGCCCGCCGCCCGCCGGCTGGAGCATCGCATCGCCGGAGCGGAGGCCCATCCCCATCTCGTGCTCGCCGGCATCCTCGCGGGCATGCTGGAGGGGCTGGAGCGGGAGATCGAGCCGCCGGCGCCGCTCTCGGGCAATGCCTACGAGCATGAGGCAGAGCGGCTCTCGCCCTCCATGGAGGAGGCGGTGCGGCGCTTTTTTGCCTCCGACTTCATCGCCCGCGCCTTCGGCGAGGACTATCGCCGCATCTACGGCGTGATGAAGCGGGAGGAATTGGCCGCCTTCACCCGGCAGATCCTGCCCCTCGAATACGACACTTACCTGTGA
- a CDS encoding histidine kinase dimerization/phosphoacceptor domain -containing protein: MDCAVSDPLASQPDAASAPPPPLRVLYVDDDPALGRLVQRQLGRLGFEVVPAFSGEDGLARLGTERFDVVALDHYMPGQDGMVTLRAIRALENAPPVVYVTGAQDGRLAVAALKAGAADYVVKEVQADFIELLRAAFVLAVEQVRMRRAHEAAEAEIRAARDRFEALAAERALLLREMNHRVGNSLQIIVSLLNVQAGATDEPRVKEALNSARNRVSAVAQVHRRLYTSDQIATVALDQYIGSLLDDLQVSAHREHGGITLAYDADPIHIDPDRGVALGIIATELVINAMKYAYPDGEGPVRVKLRRVGDRLDFTVEDDGAGISSEKPANSTGLGNRIVRAMSMKLGCEPIFDPRERGTCVRLTFRLADPGKA, encoded by the coding sequence ATGGACTGCGCCGTGTCCGACCCCCTGGCATCCCAACCGGACGCGGCATCCGCCCCGCCCCCGCCGCTGCGCGTGCTCTATGTGGACGACGACCCCGCCCTCGGGCGGCTGGTGCAGCGCCAGCTTGGCCGCCTCGGCTTCGAGGTGGTCCCCGCCTTCTCCGGCGAGGACGGGCTGGCCCGCCTCGGCACCGAGCGGTTCGACGTGGTGGCGCTCGACCACTACATGCCGGGACAGGACGGCATGGTCACGCTGCGCGCCATCCGGGCGCTCGAAAACGCCCCGCCGGTGGTCTACGTCACCGGCGCGCAGGATGGCCGCCTCGCGGTGGCCGCCCTCAAGGCGGGTGCGGCCGATTATGTGGTGAAGGAGGTCCAGGCCGACTTCATCGAATTGCTGCGCGCCGCCTTCGTGCTGGCGGTGGAGCAGGTGCGCATGCGCCGCGCCCACGAGGCGGCGGAAGCCGAGATCCGCGCCGCCCGGGACCGGTTCGAGGCGCTGGCCGCCGAGCGGGCGCTGCTGCTGCGCGAGATGAACCATCGCGTGGGCAATTCGCTGCAGATCATCGTGTCGCTGCTCAACGTGCAGGCCGGCGCCACTGATGAGCCGCGGGTCAAGGAAGCGCTGAACTCGGCCCGCAACCGGGTGTCCGCGGTGGCGCAGGTTCATCGCCGCCTCTACACCTCCGACCAGATCGCCACCGTTGCGCTCGACCAATATATCGGCTCGCTGCTGGACGACTTGCAGGTGTCTGCGCACCGCGAGCACGGCGGCATCACCCTCGCCTATGATGCCGATCCCATCCACATCGACCCCGATCGCGGCGTTGCGCTGGGCATCATCGCCACCGAACTCGTCATCAACGCCATGAAATACGCCTATCCCGATGGCGAAGGGCCGGTGCGGGTGAAGCTGCGGCGGGTGGGCGACAGGCTCGACTTCACCGTGGAGGATGACGGCGCCGGCATCTCTTCGGAAAAGCCTGCGAACTCGACCGGCCTCGGCAACCGCATCGTCAGGGCCATGTCGATGAAGCTCGGCTGCGAGCCGATCTTCGACCCGCGCGAGCGCGGCACCTGCGTGCGCCTCACCTTCCGCCTCGCCGATCCCGGCAAGGCGTGA
- a CDS encoding Gfo/Idh/MocA family protein, translating into MAHPAAPAQERASNRPVRIGVTGIGIMGSNHARVLAELPGAELVAVADPDQAQAQRVANFLGCQAVGDHRDLLALGLDAVVVAAPTHLHHPIALDVIAAGCSVLVEKPVASTTEEGREIVAAARDKGVTLMIGHVERFNPAVRAIKDAIRDENLLSIAITRVGPFPPRMSNVGVVIDLAVHDIDLIRWFTGSDILEVQPQTRAAIAEREDIALLQFRTATGALAHINTNWLTPFKARTVHVATSKKYVIGDLLTRQVTEHFDYRPDGSYSTRHLPVAYAEPLRAELENFLSAVRTGRPPEVTGEEGVASLEIAMSCLPGAAASARGSATKRRAVG; encoded by the coding sequence ATGGCTCATCCGGCAGCGCCCGCTCAGGAGCGCGCCTCGAACCGTCCGGTACGCATCGGCGTCACCGGCATCGGCATCATGGGATCGAATCACGCCCGCGTTCTGGCCGAGCTTCCCGGCGCGGAACTGGTTGCCGTGGCGGATCCCGACCAGGCTCAGGCCCAGCGGGTCGCCAATTTTCTCGGCTGCCAGGCGGTGGGCGACCATCGCGACCTCCTCGCCCTCGGCCTCGACGCGGTTGTGGTGGCGGCCCCCACCCACCTGCATCATCCCATCGCCCTCGACGTGATCGCCGCCGGCTGCTCGGTGCTGGTGGAAAAGCCTGTCGCCTCCACCACCGAGGAAGGCCGCGAGATCGTGGCCGCCGCCCGCGACAAGGGCGTCACCCTCATGATCGGTCATGTGGAGCGGTTCAACCCGGCCGTGCGTGCCATCAAGGATGCCATCCGGGACGAGAACCTTCTGTCCATCGCCATCACCCGCGTCGGCCCGTTCCCGCCCCGCATGTCCAATGTGGGCGTGGTGATCGACCTCGCGGTGCACGACATCGACCTGATTCGCTGGTTCACCGGCTCGGACATCCTGGAAGTGCAGCCGCAGACCCGCGCCGCCATTGCCGAGCGCGAGGACATCGCCCTGCTCCAGTTCCGCACCGCCACCGGCGCGCTGGCGCACATCAACACCAACTGGCTGACGCCCTTCAAGGCGCGCACGGTGCACGTCGCCACCTCCAAGAAATACGTGATCGGCGACCTGCTCACCCGCCAGGTGACCGAGCATTTCGACTATCGCCCCGACGGCTCCTACTCCACCCGGCACCTGCCGGTGGCCTATGCCGAGCCACTGCGCGCCGAGCTTGAGAACTTCCTTTCCGCCGTGCGCACCGGCCGGCCGCCGGAAGTGACAGGCGAGGAGGGCGTGGCGAGCCTCGAGATCGCCATGTCGTGCCTGCCCGGTGCCGCCGCCTCAGCGCGGGGCTCCGCCACCAAGCGACGCGCGGTGGGCTGA
- a CDS encoding outer membrane protein, producing MLKRALLGATALVLLAGTASAADLATRYPVKAAPIPVQVFSWTGFYIGGNVGWGWADNTYDYTPFASPTYSYNPGTSNGFTGGLQMGYNYQFVNNVVLGVETDFNWADINTSGVLLGGPLGGGVIDQKVDYFGTIRARLGYAMDRFLPYITGGVAYANTKYTDPFGFSDSNLKWGWTAGAGLEYAITNNWTVKAEYLYLGFDNSKTNYSNGDQLSVGSNIQTARVGVNYKF from the coding sequence ATGTTGAAGCGTGCACTTCTGGGCGCCACCGCCCTGGTTCTCCTCGCCGGCACCGCCTCCGCGGCCGACCTGGCCACCCGCTATCCGGTGAAGGCCGCCCCGATCCCCGTGCAGGTCTTCTCCTGGACCGGCTTCTATATCGGCGGCAACGTCGGCTGGGGCTGGGCTGACAACACCTACGACTACACCCCCTTCGCCTCCCCCACCTACAGCTACAACCCCGGCACCTCCAACGGTTTCACCGGCGGTCTGCAGATGGGCTACAACTACCAGTTCGTTAACAACGTCGTGCTCGGCGTCGAGACGGACTTCAACTGGGCCGACATCAACACCAGCGGCGTGCTCCTCGGCGGCCCGCTCGGCGGTGGCGTGATCGACCAGAAGGTCGACTACTTCGGCACCATCCGCGCCCGCCTCGGCTATGCGATGGACCGCTTCCTCCCGTACATCACCGGCGGCGTGGCCTATGCCAACACCAAGTACACCGACCCCTTCGGCTTCTCCGACAGCAACCTGAAGTGGGGCTGGACCGCCGGTGCTGGCCTCGAGTACGCCATCACCAACAACTGGACGGTCAAGGCCGAGTACCTGTACCTCGGCTTCGACAACAGCAAGACCAACTACTCCAACGGCGATCAGCTGTCCGTCGGCAGCAACATCCAGACCGCCCGCGTCGGTGTGAACTACAAGTTCTGA
- a CDS encoding sensor histidine kinase gives MTATLTQPAPRAWRHQFATPGPTLLLLLGFAILVAISASSITLIHRARSDAESVAHTLQVMNAVSQLQVLIRRSESSERGFLITGREGFARFFEQSKAQTGPTLEQIAALTADNPEQQQRVAEARDLIAERLASYERSMALRTAGDLDGAFADLRADRTEGAMTRLGTLLVEMKQVENKLLEERTGASRDSTVWLTAVSLSGLAVVLALGALALTLNRRQINALQAAHGELEAANQDLEKRVAERTADLKEANDEIQSFAYIVSHDLRSPLVNIMGFTSEIEAMRGDLFDRLAQLRAQAGDAPESDAQLAADFEEALGFIKTSINRMDRLIHAILALSREGRKEFMPVDVDMGQLFANLRDSMTHQLHEAGGEIAIKRLPVIQSDRLALEQIFTNLLDNAFKYRRDDVPLRVDVSAVDTPGFVTFVIADNGRGIDPKDRGRVFELFRRSGRQDRPGEGIGLAHVRALVRRMGGLISLDSKLGEGSTFKVTVPRRLPTETGMKDHG, from the coding sequence ATGACGGCAACGCTCACACAGCCCGCGCCACGCGCCTGGCGGCATCAGTTCGCCACGCCCGGCCCGACGCTTCTCCTTCTGCTCGGCTTTGCGATCCTCGTCGCCATCAGCGCGTCTTCGATAACCCTCATCCACCGCGCGCGGTCGGATGCGGAGAGCGTCGCGCACACGCTTCAGGTGATGAATGCCGTATCCCAATTGCAGGTTCTCATCCGTCGCAGCGAAAGTTCGGAGCGCGGCTTTCTCATCACCGGTCGCGAGGGGTTCGCCCGCTTCTTTGAGCAGTCCAAGGCGCAGACCGGACCCACTCTTGAGCAGATCGCCGCCCTCACCGCCGACAATCCGGAACAGCAGCAGCGGGTGGCGGAAGCCCGCGACCTGATCGCCGAACGCCTCGCCTCCTATGAGCGATCCATGGCGCTGCGGACGGCGGGCGACCTGGACGGCGCCTTCGCGGACCTTCGCGCCGACCGCACCGAGGGCGCCATGACGCGCCTCGGCACGCTTCTCGTCGAGATGAAGCAGGTGGAGAACAAGCTGCTGGAGGAGCGCACCGGCGCCTCCCGCGACAGCACGGTCTGGCTCACCGCGGTCAGCCTCTCGGGCCTCGCCGTGGTGCTGGCCCTCGGCGCGCTTGCGCTGACACTCAATCGCCGTCAGATCAACGCGCTGCAGGCGGCTCATGGTGAACTCGAGGCCGCCAACCAGGACCTCGAGAAGCGCGTCGCCGAGCGCACCGCCGATCTCAAGGAAGCCAACGACGAAATCCAGAGCTTCGCTTACATCGTCAGTCATGATCTGCGCTCGCCCCTGGTCAACATCATGGGTTTCACCAGCGAGATCGAGGCCATGCGCGGCGACCTGTTCGATCGTCTCGCACAATTGAGAGCCCAGGCGGGGGACGCACCGGAGAGCGATGCGCAGCTCGCCGCCGATTTCGAGGAGGCGCTCGGCTTCATCAAGACGTCCATCAACCGCATGGACCGGCTCATTCACGCCATTCTCGCCTTGTCGCGCGAAGGCCGGAAGGAGTTCATGCCCGTGGACGTGGACATGGGCCAGCTTTTCGCCAACCTGCGTGACAGCATGACCCACCAGCTTCACGAGGCGGGCGGAGAGATCGCCATCAAGCGCCTGCCGGTGATCCAATCCGACCGGCTGGCGCTGGAGCAGATCTTCACCAACCTCCTCGATAACGCCTTCAAATACCGCCGGGACGACGTGCCGCTGCGCGTGGACGTGAGCGCCGTGGACACCCCCGGCTTCGTGACCTTCGTGATCGCGGACAACGGCCGGGGCATCGATCCCAAGGATCGCGGCCGGGTGTTCGAGCTGTTCCGCCGCTCGGGCCGGCAGGACCGCCCCGGCGAAGGCATCGGCCTTGCCCATGTGCGTGCGCTGGTGCGCCGCATGGGCGGACTCATCTCTCTCGATTCCAAGCTGGGTGAAGGCTCCACCTTCAAGGTGACGGTACCGCGCCGCCTGCCCACGGAGACCGGAATGAAAGACCATGGTTGA
- a CDS encoding DegT/DnrJ/EryC1/StrS family aminotransferase, translated as MTSPASGASAPIAFIDLAAQRARIGRRVDDAVQAVLASCRFINGPEVTEFEQKLAAFAGAKYAVSCSSGTDALALLLMAWGVKAGDAVFCPAFTFCATAEVVPWVGATPVFVDVKEDTFNMDPESLEQAIQVAIEQGLEPRVVIPVDLFGQPADYDAILPIAETYGLKVLCDTAQGFGGTWNNRRTGSIGDATATSFFPAKPLGAYGDGGAILTDDPDLVTILKSLREHGQGVDKYQNVRIGMTARLDTVQAAVLLEKLAIFEEEIAAREKVARRYNELLKDVAGVPVVDPRATSVWAQYTIKLAPGVRDGLAEKLKAEGVPTAVYYRLPMHLQPAYRHYPSAGAILPVCEALAEEVISLPMHAYLDEATQDRIVDAVKRGLKG; from the coding sequence ATGACCTCTCCCGCGTCGGGCGCCAGCGCCCCCATCGCCTTCATCGACCTCGCCGCCCAGCGCGCCCGCATTGGCCGCCGCGTGGACGACGCGGTGCAGGCGGTGCTCGCCTCCTGCCGCTTCATCAACGGCCCGGAAGTCACCGAGTTCGAGCAGAAGCTCGCCGCCTTCGCTGGCGCGAAATACGCTGTCTCCTGCTCCAGCGGGACGGATGCGCTGGCCCTGCTGCTCATGGCCTGGGGTGTGAAGGCGGGTGACGCCGTGTTCTGCCCGGCCTTCACCTTCTGCGCCACTGCCGAGGTGGTGCCGTGGGTGGGCGCCACGCCGGTGTTCGTGGACGTGAAGGAAGACACCTTCAACATGGACCCGGAGAGCCTGGAGCAGGCCATCCAGGTCGCCATCGAGCAGGGGCTGGAGCCGCGCGTGGTGATCCCGGTGGACCTGTTCGGCCAGCCGGCGGACTATGACGCGATCCTGCCGATCGCCGAGACGTATGGCCTCAAGGTTCTGTGCGACACCGCGCAGGGCTTCGGCGGCACCTGGAACAACCGGCGCACCGGCTCCATCGGCGACGCCACCGCCACCTCCTTCTTCCCCGCCAAGCCGCTCGGGGCTTACGGGGACGGCGGCGCCATCCTCACCGATGACCCGGATCTGGTGACCATCCTCAAGAGCCTGCGCGAGCACGGCCAGGGCGTGGACAAGTACCAGAACGTGCGCATCGGCATGACCGCCCGCCTCGATACGGTCCAGGCCGCCGTCCTGCTCGAAAAGCTCGCCATCTTCGAGGAGGAGATCGCCGCCCGCGAGAAGGTGGCGCGGCGCTACAATGAACTGCTCAAGGATGTGGCCGGCGTTCCGGTGGTCGATCCGCGGGCGACGTCGGTGTGGGCGCAGTACACCATCAAGCTCGCCCCCGGCGTGCGCGACGGCCTCGCCGAGAAGCTGAAGGCCGAGGGCGTGCCCACCGCCGTCTACTACCGTCTGCCCATGCACCTGCAGCCGGCCTATCGCCACTATCCCTCCGCCGGCGCCATCCTGCCGGTGTGCGAGGCGCTGGCGGAAGAGGTCATCTCCCTGCCCATGCACGCCTATCTGGACGAGGCGACGCAGGACCGCATCGTCGACGCGGTGAAGCGGGGGCTCAAGGGCTGA